A genomic window from Thiomonas arsenitoxydans includes:
- a CDS encoding MFS transporter produces MATHPATPAAPPAEAVYRRIGWRIIPFLILCYFVAYLDRVNIGFAQLQMKGDLGFSDAVYGLGAGIFFLGYFLFEVPSNLILHRVGARVWIARIMITWGLISALTLFVTTPTQFYVMRFLLGVAEAGFFPGIILYLTYWYPAARRSQMTAWFMSAVPLSGLIGGPVSGWILHHFHGHHGWAGWQWLFVLEGLPAVVLGIVTLFYLDNGIKHAKWLNADEKNALQHALDQEAQTKPAHSALQGMADPRVWLMALIYFSVVIGLYGLSFWLPLLIKSTGVTDPLTIGWLVALPYGVSVVAMILVGRSSDKRHERRWHVAIPALIGAVGLALSTLWSTDTTLAMVALTLATVGIMVVLPLFWALPNAFLAGTAAAAGIALINALGNLAGFFGPSIIGWVKQTTQSTNGGILVLAAFMVLCAVLVLLTPKLQK; encoded by the coding sequence ATGGCAACACATCCTGCAACGCCCGCAGCCCCGCCAGCCGAAGCGGTCTATCGCCGCATCGGCTGGCGCATCATTCCCTTCCTGATCTTGTGCTATTTCGTCGCCTATCTCGACCGGGTGAACATTGGCTTCGCCCAGTTGCAGATGAAGGGCGACCTCGGGTTTTCCGATGCGGTGTACGGGCTCGGCGCGGGCATCTTTTTTCTCGGCTATTTTTTGTTCGAGGTGCCGAGCAACCTCATTCTTCACCGGGTTGGCGCGCGGGTGTGGATCGCCCGCATCATGATCACCTGGGGGCTGATTTCCGCGCTCACGCTGTTCGTCACCACGCCGACGCAGTTCTATGTGATGCGGTTTCTGCTCGGCGTGGCCGAGGCCGGGTTCTTTCCGGGCATCATCCTCTATCTCACTTATTGGTATCCGGCGGCGCGGCGCAGCCAGATGACCGCCTGGTTCATGAGCGCGGTGCCGCTGTCCGGCTTGATCGGCGGGCCGGTGTCGGGCTGGATCTTGCATCACTTCCACGGCCATCACGGCTGGGCCGGGTGGCAGTGGTTGTTCGTGCTTGAAGGCCTGCCGGCCGTGGTGCTGGGCATCGTCACCCTGTTCTATCTCGACAATGGCATCAAGCATGCCAAGTGGCTGAACGCGGACGAGAAAAACGCGCTGCAGCACGCGCTCGACCAGGAGGCGCAGACCAAGCCGGCGCACTCGGCGCTGCAGGGCATGGCCGATCCGCGCGTGTGGCTGATGGCGCTGATCTACTTCTCCGTGGTCATCGGCCTGTACGGCCTGAGCTTCTGGCTGCCGCTGCTGATCAAGTCCACCGGCGTGACCGATCCGCTGACCATCGGCTGGCTTGTCGCGCTGCCTTACGGCGTGTCGGTGGTGGCGATGATTCTGGTGGGCCGCAGCTCGGACAAACGCCATGAGCGCCGCTGGCACGTGGCCATTCCCGCGCTGATCGGCGCCGTGGGCCTGGCGCTCTCCACGTTGTGGAGCACCGACACCACGCTGGCGATGGTGGCGCTGACGCTGGCGACCGTGGGCATCATGGTGGTGCTGCCGCTGTTCTGGGCGCTGCCCAACGCCTTCCTCGCGGGCACCGCGGCGGCGGCAGGCATTGCGCTGATCAACGCGCTGGGCAATCTGGCCGGGTTCTTCGGCCCGTCCATCATCGGTTGGGTGAAGCAGACCACGCAGAGCACCAACGGCGGCATTCTGGTGCTCGCCGCCTTCATGGTGCTGTGCGCCGTGCTGGTACTGCTCACGCCGAAACTGCAAAAATAA
- a CDS encoding Lrp/AsnC ligand binding domain-containing protein, which translates to MSEKIGGIDRIDRRLLDLLQEDGRIANLRLAQLVNLSPTAVLERVKRLTRDGFILGYEGRLNPNLLGAGLMVFVEVQLDRSVADSFEKFQSAIKVRPEILECHMVAGNFDYLLKVRVADMAAYKTFVANVIANLPAVRETRSFAVIDEVKNTTRLQVEL; encoded by the coding sequence ATGTCTGAAAAAATTGGCGGCATCGACCGCATCGACCGTCGCCTGCTCGATCTGCTGCAGGAAGATGGCCGCATTGCCAATCTGCGTCTGGCCCAACTGGTCAATCTTTCGCCCACCGCCGTGCTGGAGCGCGTCAAGCGGCTCACGCGTGACGGCTTCATTCTCGGCTACGAAGGTCGGCTCAACCCCAACCTGCTCGGCGCGGGGCTGATGGTGTTCGTCGAAGTGCAGCTAGACCGCTCGGTGGCCGACAGCTTCGAGAAATTCCAGTCCGCCATCAAGGTGCGCCCGGAAATTCTCGAATGCCATATGGTGGCCGGCAATTTCGACTATCTGCTCAAGGTGCGCGTGGCCGATATGGCGGCCTACAAGACGTTTGTGGCCAACGTCATCGCCAACCTGCCCGCCGTGCGTGAAACCCGCTCGTTCGCCGTGATCGACGAGGTGAAGAACACCACCCGGCTGCAAGTCGAACTCTGA
- a CDS encoding acetoacetate decarboxylase, with protein MKAADVAKSAFSMPLTSPAYPPGPYRFIDREFFVVTYRTDPKVLRAMIPEPLEPAGDLVKFEFIHMPDSTGFGAYTESGQVVPVLYKGKPATYQIAMYLDDEAPIAGGREIWGFPKKLAKPHLSVVADTLLGTLDYGPVRIATGTMGYKHRALDTAKVLASLQQPNFLLKIIPDVDCTPRICELVQYDLEDMVVKGAWEGPAALELHAHALAPLASLPVLEVVSGVHIITDLTLGLGRVAHNYLKP; from the coding sequence ATGAAAGCCGCCGACGTTGCCAAATCCGCCTTTTCCATGCCCCTCACCAGCCCCGCCTACCCGCCCGGCCCTTATCGTTTCATCGACCGCGAGTTTTTCGTGGTGACCTACCGTACCGATCCCAAGGTGCTGCGCGCCATGATTCCCGAGCCGCTGGAGCCCGCGGGCGATCTGGTGAAGTTCGAGTTCATCCACATGCCCGACTCCACTGGTTTTGGTGCGTACACCGAATCCGGCCAGGTCGTACCCGTGCTCTACAAGGGCAAGCCCGCCACCTATCAGATTGCGATGTATCTCGACGACGAAGCGCCGATTGCCGGTGGGCGCGAGATCTGGGGCTTTCCGAAAAAGCTCGCCAAGCCGCATCTCAGCGTGGTCGCCGACACCCTGCTGGGCACGCTCGACTATGGCCCGGTGCGCATTGCCACCGGCACCATGGGCTACAAACACCGCGCGCTCGATACCGCCAAAGTGCTGGCCTCGCTGCAGCAGCCCAACTTCCTGCTCAAGATCATTCCCGATGTGGACTGCACCCCGCGCATCTGCGAGCTGGTGCAGTACGACCTGGAGGACATGGTGGTGAAAGGCGCCTGGGAAGGCCCCGCTGCGCTGGAGCTGCACGCCCACGCGCTGGCTCCGCTGGCATCGCTGCCGGTGCTCGAAGTGGTTTCGGGTGTTCACATCATCACCGACCTCACCCTGGGTCTGGGACGGGTGGCGCACAACTATCTCAAACCGTGA
- a CDS encoding DUF6726 family protein, whose protein sequence is MSRLLIALIFAAPALAGCGVVAAPCRIASAGLKMVPVVGHVAAAPTDVCADVIDP, encoded by the coding sequence ATGTCCAGACTCTTGATTGCATTGATCTTTGCGGCCCCGGCGCTTGCCGGTTGCGGTGTCGTGGCCGCGCCCTGCCGCATCGCATCGGCGGGCCTGAAAATGGTGCCCGTCGTCGGCCATGTGGCCGCAGCGCCGACCGATGTCTGCGCCGACGTGATCGACCCGTGA
- the glpK gene encoding glycerol kinase GlpK produces MPSLIAALDQGTSSSRTLIVDAQGRVLASAQREFTQHYSQPGWVEHDPLDIWATQSATLTEALARAAAKLSDLAAIGITNQRETVVLWERATGRPLANAIVWQDRRTAGICAQLAADGHAPELQARTGLLPDAYFSATKLAWLLDHIPGARARAERGELAAGTIDSWLVWNLSGGVTHLTDVSNASRTLLCNLHTGDWDDELLALLRVPRAVLPAIVPNCGALAVARLGGLNIPITGMAGDQQAALFGQACLQPGMAKNTYGTGCFALQHTGTQAVRSQQRLLTTIAWKLGDDQPLHYALEGGVFIAGAAVQWLRDGLGLVHSAQEAQQLADSVPDSGGVLLVPAFTGLGAPHWDAQARGLLIGITRGTTAAQVARATIDSLAYQSAELFAAMQADVAAQGGPPLTELRVDGGAAVNDTLMQFQADLLGVPVVRPVQAESTALGAAYLAGLGAGLWPNAAALPALWQEQRRFTPQMSTDERKARMARWRRAVERARDWADD; encoded by the coding sequence ATGCCCTCATTGATTGCCGCGCTCGATCAAGGTACGTCCAGCTCGCGCACCCTCATCGTCGATGCGCAGGGCCGGGTGCTGGCCAGCGCGCAGCGCGAGTTCACCCAGCACTACTCGCAACCCGGCTGGGTGGAACATGACCCGCTGGACATCTGGGCCACGCAAAGCGCCACCCTCACCGAAGCTCTGGCCCGCGCCGCAGCGAAGCTGAGCGATCTCGCCGCCATCGGCATCACCAACCAGCGCGAAACCGTGGTGCTGTGGGAGCGTGCCACCGGCAGGCCGCTGGCCAACGCCATCGTCTGGCAAGACCGGCGCACTGCGGGCATCTGCGCCCAGCTCGCGGCGGACGGCCACGCGCCCGAACTGCAAGCGCGCACCGGCCTGTTGCCCGACGCCTATTTCTCGGCCACCAAGCTGGCCTGGCTGCTCGACCACATTCCCGGCGCTCGCGCCCGCGCTGAACGTGGCGAGCTCGCCGCAGGCACCATCGACAGCTGGCTGGTGTGGAACCTGAGCGGCGGCGTGACCCACCTCACCGATGTCAGCAATGCCAGCCGCACCCTGCTGTGCAATCTCCACACCGGCGACTGGGACGACGAGTTGCTGGCGCTGCTGCGCGTGCCCCGCGCCGTGCTGCCTGCCATCGTGCCCAACTGTGGCGCGCTAGCCGTGGCACGTCTGGGCGGTCTGAACATTCCCATCACCGGCATGGCCGGCGACCAGCAGGCCGCGCTGTTTGGCCAGGCCTGTCTGCAGCCCGGCATGGCGAAAAACACCTACGGCACCGGCTGCTTCGCACTGCAGCACACCGGCACGCAGGCGGTGCGCTCACAACAGCGCCTGCTGACCACCATTGCCTGGAAGCTCGGCGACGATCAGCCCTTGCATTACGCTCTGGAAGGCGGCGTGTTCATCGCCGGGGCCGCGGTGCAATGGTTGCGCGACGGCCTCGGCTTGGTGCACAGCGCGCAAGAAGCGCAGCAACTCGCCGACAGTGTGCCAGACAGCGGCGGCGTGCTGCTCGTGCCCGCCTTCACCGGCCTGGGCGCGCCGCACTGGGACGCACAGGCGCGCGGCCTGCTCATCGGCATCACCCGCGGTACCACGGCAGCGCAGGTCGCCCGCGCCACCATCGACAGCCTGGCTTATCAAAGCGCCGAGCTGTTCGCCGCCATGCAGGCCGACGTCGCCGCGCAGGGCGGGCCGCCGCTGACCGAACTACGGGTGGATGGCGGCGCGGCGGTAAACGACACGCTGATGCAGTTTCAGGCCGACCTGCTGGGCGTGCCCGTGGTGCGCCCCGTGCAGGCCGAGAGCACGGCGCTGGGCGCGGCCTATCTGGCCGGGCTGGGCGCAGGGCTGTGGCCGAACGCGGCTGCGCTGCCCGCGCTATGGCAGGAACAACGCCGATTCACCCCGCAAATGAGCACCGACGAGCGCAAGGCGCGCATGGCTCGCTGGCGTCGCGCGGTGGAGCGCGCCCGCGACTGGGCCGACGACTGA
- the tatA gene encoding Sec-independent protein translocase subunit TatA, with amino-acid sequence MGEFSIWHWLIVLLIVIMIFGTKKLKNMGSDLGEAVRGFKQGMKETDAPAEKTAETDAAATAATPPPQVTASAKSPLGTRAEQAEDIAFKAK; translated from the coding sequence ATGGGTGAATTCAGTATTTGGCATTGGCTGATCGTGCTGCTGATCGTGATCATGATCTTCGGCACCAAGAAGCTCAAAAACATGGGCAGCGATTTGGGCGAAGCCGTTCGCGGCTTCAAACAAGGCATGAAAGAGACCGACGCCCCGGCGGAAAAAACCGCCGAAACCGACGCTGCGGCAACGGCGGCCACACCGCCGCCCCAGGTCACGGCTTCGGCCAAATCGCCACTGGGCACGCGCGCCGAGCAGGCCGAAGACATCGCCTTCAAGGCGAAGTAA
- a CDS encoding THUMP domain-containing class I SAM-dependent RNA methyltransferase: MQSPYSSVYKKRSAAVQPPAAPNAFDFFLPCPRGVEAALADEVKALAEHSPTLRAGMPTPGGLPVQGSLTDAMRLNLHCRLPSRVLLLGGSCSYADAEDIYHLARDLAWEKWFDVTQALRVDVTAEHSPLASIKFAALRVKDGICDRFRALTGERPDVDTAHPDVRIHLHLREADALLYLDTSGEPLFKRGWRSEHGAAPLKEHLAAGLLKLSGWTPDDVLFDPLCGSGTLVIEAAQMAANRAAGLDRSFGFEALQGFDMDAWNALREQARQAVRPLTPGQFFAADIDPANVRMTLDNARRAGVDGAIAAQAGDVIAAVPPVDAAALPAGQAAWLISNPPYNERIAPEGEAADDFAPQLARTLKQRFAGWHVALLAADLHWDKALRLKPRRRIVLFNGTIECRLMLIDMVAGSARG, translated from the coding sequence ATGCAATCGCCCTATTCCTCCGTCTACAAAAAGCGCAGCGCGGCCGTACAGCCGCCAGCGGCGCCCAACGCCTTCGATTTTTTCCTGCCCTGCCCGCGCGGCGTCGAGGCCGCACTGGCCGACGAAGTGAAGGCGCTAGCCGAGCACAGCCCCACCCTGCGAGCGGGTATGCCCACGCCCGGCGGCCTGCCCGTGCAAGGCAGCCTGACGGATGCCATGCGGCTGAACCTGCACTGCCGCCTGCCCAGCCGGGTGTTGCTGCTGGGCGGCAGTTGCAGCTATGCCGACGCCGAAGACATCTATCACCTGGCGCGCGATCTGGCTTGGGAAAAATGGTTCGACGTGACCCAGGCGCTGCGCGTGGACGTGACCGCCGAGCACAGCCCGCTTGCGAGCATCAAGTTCGCCGCGCTGCGGGTGAAAGACGGCATCTGCGACCGCTTTCGCGCGCTGACGGGCGAGCGCCCGGACGTGGACACCGCGCACCCCGATGTGCGCATCCACCTGCATCTGCGCGAGGCCGACGCCCTGCTCTACCTCGACACCAGCGGCGAGCCGCTGTTCAAGCGCGGCTGGCGCAGCGAGCACGGCGCGGCGCCGCTGAAAGAGCATCTGGCTGCCGGCCTGCTCAAGCTCTCGGGCTGGACGCCGGACGACGTGCTGTTCGACCCGCTGTGCGGCTCGGGCACGCTGGTCATCGAGGCCGCGCAAATGGCGGCCAACCGGGCGGCGGGGCTGGATCGCAGCTTCGGCTTCGAAGCCCTGCAAGGTTTCGACATGGACGCCTGGAACGCGCTGCGTGAGCAGGCCCGGCAGGCCGTGCGCCCGCTGACGCCGGGCCAGTTTTTCGCCGCCGACATCGACCCGGCGAATGTGCGCATGACGCTGGACAACGCCCGCCGCGCCGGGGTGGACGGCGCAATTGCCGCGCAAGCGGGCGACGTGATCGCGGCCGTTCCCCCGGTGGACGCCGCCGCCCTGCCGGCCGGACAAGCGGCCTGGCTCATCAGCAACCCGCCTTACAACGAGCGCATTGCACCAGAAGGCGAGGCCGCGGATGACTTCGCCCCGCAACTCGCCCGCACCCTCAAGCAGCGTTTCGCCGGTTGGCATGTGGCGCTACTGGCCGCCGATCTGCATTGGGACAAGGCGCTGCGCCTCAAACCGCGACGCCGCATCGTGCTGTTCAACGGCACGATCGAATGCCGCCTGATGCTCATCGACATGGTCGCGGGCAGCGCGCGGGGGTAG
- a CDS encoding GIDE domain-containing protein translates to MLSGLSPSGAAPQVLFMALALGAVGLVQFFRLQRRRRVMEDMPTARIRSAAQGYVELIGRALPPDAPLFSPITRTPCCWYRYKIEKRDDDNKNSWSVQEQGKSTTQFWLDDDTGRCIVDPEGAEVRARSRNTWTGAAAQLIPGTSEVLMTGDSDHRYTEHLILPGQTLYALGWFASLSPLQASAHEEVRERIAAWKADPQKRRSFDANADGELSMAEFEQLRQQAAAAVEADRRERAALPQTHVLKKPKDRRLFLLTTEPHDDLGGKLRWQAWAWLAAGVLGLAYGGAGLMMLV, encoded by the coding sequence ATGTTGAGCGGCTTGTCGCCCAGCGGCGCGGCGCCGCAGGTGCTGTTCATGGCGCTGGCTTTGGGCGCGGTTGGGCTGGTGCAGTTTTTCCGCTTGCAGCGCCGCCGCCGGGTGATGGAGGACATGCCCACGGCGCGCATCCGTTCGGCGGCGCAGGGCTATGTGGAGCTGATCGGCCGGGCGCTGCCGCCCGACGCGCCGCTGTTTTCGCCCATCACCCGCACGCCGTGCTGCTGGTATCGCTACAAAATCGAAAAACGCGACGACGACAACAAAAATAGTTGGTCGGTGCAGGAGCAGGGCAAGAGCACGACCCAGTTCTGGCTCGATGACGACACAGGCCGCTGCATCGTCGATCCCGAGGGCGCCGAGGTGCGCGCCCGCTCTCGCAACACCTGGACGGGCGCCGCCGCGCAACTCATTCCCGGCACGAGCGAGGTGCTGATGACGGGCGACAGCGACCATCGTTACACCGAGCATCTCATCCTGCCGGGCCAGACGCTCTATGCCCTGGGCTGGTTTGCCAGCCTTTCGCCGCTGCAGGCCTCGGCCCACGAGGAAGTGCGAGAGCGCATCGCCGCGTGGAAAGCCGACCCGCAAAAGCGCCGCAGCTTCGACGCCAATGCGGACGGCGAGCTGAGCATGGCCGAGTTCGAGCAGTTGCGCCAGCAGGCCGCCGCCGCCGTGGAAGCCGACCGCCGCGAACGCGCCGCGCTGCCGCAAACGCATGTGCTGAAAAAGCCGAAAGACCGCCGCTTGTTTCTGCTCACCACCGAACCGCATGACGATCTCGGCGGCAAGCTGCGCTGGCAAGCGTGGGCCTGGCTGGCAGCGGGCGTGCTGGGGCTGGCTTACGGTGGCGCGGGGCTGATGATGCTGGTTTGA
- a CDS encoding LemA family protein produces MIVTLVVIVLLVALLFYGVMIYNNLVNLKHAISQAWANIDVLLKQRHDELPKLVEVCKQSMHFEQETLERVVRARSQVQEAREAGNVRSLGRAEGAMRSGLGALFAVAEAYPDLKTNETFQHLQARISGLEESIADRREFYNAAVNANNVRIEQFPDVIVARLLAFGPAELFKVASGERADVDLKGLFAAS; encoded by the coding sequence ATGATCGTCACCCTCGTCGTCATCGTTCTGCTCGTCGCGCTGCTGTTTTACGGCGTGATGATTTACAACAATCTGGTGAATCTCAAGCATGCGATCTCGCAGGCCTGGGCGAATATCGATGTACTGCTCAAGCAACGTCACGACGAGTTGCCCAAGCTGGTGGAGGTTTGCAAGCAGTCGATGCATTTCGAGCAGGAGACGCTGGAGCGCGTGGTGCGTGCGCGCTCTCAGGTGCAGGAGGCGCGTGAGGCGGGCAATGTGCGCAGCCTGGGCCGCGCCGAGGGGGCGATGCGCAGCGGTCTGGGGGCTTTGTTCGCGGTGGCCGAGGCTTACCCCGACCTGAAAACCAACGAGACCTTCCAGCATTTGCAGGCGCGGATCAGCGGGCTGGAGGAAAGCATTGCCGACCGGCGCGAGTTCTACAACGCGGCGGTGAATGCGAACAATGTGCGCATCGAGCAGTTTCCCGATGTGATCGTGGCGCGGCTGCTGGCCTTCGGCCCGGCGGAGCTGTTCAAGGTGGCCTCGGGCGAGCGGGCCGATGTCGATCTCAAGGGCTTGTTCGCCGCGTCGTGA
- a CDS encoding Uma2 family endonuclease: MSAPEKPVFSADDFLAWEMQQPDKHEYLAGEVFAVAGASDADVTISGNVFAALRAHLRGGPCRAFIADMKLRIDAAQAFFYPDVFVTCSAADAQSPLFKREALLVVEVLSPSTAAYDLGQKFAQYRHMATLQEYVLIDSERVAVDVFRRNAEGRWVLYPYTEGEMATLDSVGLSLPVAAIYEEVVFSQGAQAEAEQQAASTR, from the coding sequence ATGAGTGCGCCGGAAAAGCCGGTTTTTTCCGCCGACGATTTTCTCGCCTGGGAAATGCAGCAGCCCGACAAGCACGAGTACCTCGCGGGCGAGGTGTTTGCCGTGGCCGGGGCCAGCGATGCGGATGTCACCATCTCTGGCAACGTATTCGCCGCGCTGCGCGCACATCTACGCGGCGGGCCGTGCCGGGCATTTATTGCCGACATGAAGCTGCGCATTGACGCAGCGCAGGCGTTTTTCTACCCCGATGTGTTCGTCACCTGCTCGGCGGCGGACGCGCAGTCGCCGCTGTTCAAGCGCGAGGCGCTGCTGGTGGTTGAGGTGCTGTCGCCGTCCACGGCTGCCTACGATCTGGGCCAGAAGTTTGCGCAGTACCGGCACATGGCGACCTTGCAAGAGTATGTGCTGATCGACTCGGAGCGCGTCGCGGTGGACGTTTTTCGCCGCAATGCCGAGGGCCGCTGGGTGCTCTACCCCTACACCGAGGGCGAGATGGCGACGCTGGACAGCGTGGGGCTATCGCTGCCGGTGGCGGCGATTTATGAGGAGGTGGTTTTCTCCCAGGGCGCACAGGCCGAGGCGGAACAGCAAGCCGCCAGTACGCGCTGA
- a CDS encoding Uma2 family endonuclease, translated as MSSSPAAQSNALQQAKTDAVLVVEVLSPSTAAFDRGAKFAHYRLLPSLTEYLIIDLETRTADHYRKAENNTWVLHPCSGNDIVELTSTGLKLPLDTVIFEDVDNADTDSADRGPALKETTSRPKFP; from the coding sequence ATGTCTTCGTCACCTGCGGCGCAGAGCAACGCGCTGCAGCAGGCCAAAACCGATGCCGTCCTGGTGGTGGAAGTGCTCTCGCCCTCCACAGCCGCCTTCGATCGCGGCGCCAAATTCGCACATTACCGCCTGCTTCCCAGCCTGACGGAATACCTCATCATCGACCTCGAAACCCGCACCGCCGACCACTACCGCAAGGCCGAAAACAACACCTGGGTACTGCATCCCTGCAGCGGAAACGACATCGTCGAACTCACCAGCACCGGCCTCAAACTGCCGCTGGATACGGTGATTTTTGAAGATGTTGACAATGCGGATACGGATAGCGCGGATAGGGGGCCGGCTCTCAAGGAAACGACGAGCCGCCCCAAGTTTCCTTGA
- a CDS encoding TA system VapC family ribonuclease toxin: MTTFLLDVNVLIALIDPAHVQHDAAHHWFAETGSASWATCPLTENGLLRIVGHPRYPNTPGTPATVAVVLQALRALPGHHFWPDDISLLNPELILTDRLLSHTQITDSYLLALARHHSGKLASFDRKLVADAVVDGQAALAIL; the protein is encoded by the coding sequence ATGACCACCTTCTTGCTCGATGTGAATGTGCTCATCGCGCTGATCGACCCTGCACATGTGCAGCATGACGCCGCGCACCATTGGTTCGCTGAGACAGGCAGCGCAAGCTGGGCCACCTGCCCGCTAACGGAAAACGGTTTGTTGCGGATCGTCGGCCACCCGCGTTATCCCAACACACCAGGCACACCTGCGACTGTGGCTGTCGTGTTGCAGGCGTTGCGGGCCCTGCCAGGTCACCATTTCTGGCCAGACGACATCAGTTTGTTGAACCCGGAGTTGATATTGACAGACCGCTTGCTCAGCCACACCCAGATCACCGACAGCTACTTGCTCGCGCTCGCGCGGCATCACAGCGGAAAACTTGCCAGCTTTGACAGAAAACTGGTGGCCGATGCGGTAGTGGATGGACAGGCGGCACTGGCGATTCTTTGA
- a CDS encoding ribbon-helix-helix protein, CopG family produces MRTTVSIDDDVLNAARHLAARQHKSVGEVLSALARQALRREPALAERNGVPLLASQPDAKPVTLELVNQLRDELS; encoded by the coding sequence ATGAGAACCACTGTTTCAATCGATGATGATGTGCTCAACGCGGCCCGTCATTTGGCGGCCAGGCAACATAAAAGCGTGGGCGAAGTGTTATCGGCTCTAGCGCGGCAGGCGCTGCGGCGTGAGCCAGCACTGGCTGAGCGCAATGGCGTGCCGCTGCTCGCCAGCCAACCCGATGCAAAGCCGGTGACTTTGGAACTCGTCAATCAACTGCGCGATGAGTTGTCATGA